The Micromonospora sp. WMMD961 genome has a segment encoding these proteins:
- a CDS encoding beta-propeller fold lactonase family protein, with amino-acid sequence MKRSIALAAALLAGLTSVGSIPGTAFADGGGPGYHDDRKGGDHHHGSEGAVFVQTNKAEGNTIKVYDRDEDGRLTKAGEYETGGLGGFTIGAPLDALASQGSLTYHRGLLFAVNAGSNTVTVFGVEGTKLHKLQVIWSGGLLPVSIAARGDLVYVLNAGGEGSVQGFELNKGRLSRIEDANRSLGLHNGNPPAFGTAPAQVKIDPDREFVLVSTKAANVMFSYEIGRHGELARNPVISDAGNTPFGFTFDTDDTLLVTESGANAVSLFELEDDGALDQIGPSVPNGQQATCWIQRVGDYFYAANAGTSTISSYRVNDDGKLELVKAVAADTGGGSIDMTTSDGFLYVQNATAGNVQGYEVHEDGSLKLVTTVEGLPKFTDGIGMEGIAAS; translated from the coding sequence ATGAAGCGCAGTATCGCGCTCGCGGCAGCCCTCCTGGCAGGTCTGACCAGCGTCGGATCGATCCCCGGGACCGCCTTCGCGGATGGCGGCGGCCCTGGTTACCACGACGACCGCAAGGGAGGTGACCACCACCACGGCAGCGAGGGCGCCGTCTTCGTGCAGACCAACAAGGCCGAAGGCAACACCATCAAGGTGTACGACCGCGACGAGGACGGCCGTCTCACCAAAGCCGGCGAGTACGAGACCGGCGGGCTGGGCGGGTTCACCATCGGCGCGCCGCTCGACGCGCTGGCCTCACAGGGCTCCCTGACCTACCACCGCGGTCTCCTCTTCGCGGTGAACGCGGGCAGCAACACCGTCACGGTCTTCGGTGTCGAGGGCACCAAGCTGCACAAGCTTCAGGTCATCTGGTCCGGCGGTCTGCTGCCGGTCAGCATCGCGGCCCGTGGGGACCTCGTCTACGTCCTCAACGCCGGTGGCGAGGGGTCGGTGCAGGGCTTCGAGCTGAACAAGGGGCGCCTGTCGCGGATCGAGGACGCCAACCGGTCGCTCGGCCTGCACAACGGCAACCCGCCGGCGTTCGGGACCGCCCCGGCCCAAGTCAAGATCGACCCGGACCGTGAGTTCGTCCTGGTGTCGACCAAGGCCGCGAACGTCATGTTCAGCTACGAGATCGGTCGCCACGGCGAGCTGGCCCGCAATCCCGTCATCAGCGACGCGGGCAACACCCCGTTCGGCTTCACGTTCGACACCGACGACACGCTGCTGGTCACCGAGTCCGGGGCGAACGCGGTCAGCCTCTTCGAGCTGGAGGACGACGGCGCGCTCGACCAGATCGGGCCGTCGGTGCCCAACGGCCAGCAGGCGACGTGCTGGATCCAGCGCGTCGGCGACTACTTCTACGCCGCCAACGCCGGCACCTCCACCATCAGCTCCTACCGGGTCAACGACGACGGCAAGCTCGAACTCGTCAAGGCCGTCGCCGCGGACACCGGCGGCGGGTCGATCGACATGACCACCAGCGACGGCTTCCTGTACGTGCAGAACGCCACCGCCGGCAACGTGCAGGGCTACGAGGTGCACGAGGACGGCTCGTTGAAGCTCGTCACCACCGTGGAGGGCTTGCCCAAGTTCACCGACGGCATCGGCATGGAGGGCATCGCCGCCTCCTGA
- a CDS encoding LysR family transcriptional regulator: protein MELRQLEYFVAVAEEQNFTRAAARLHVVQSAVSAAVKTLERELGASLLDRNSKRVRLTDAGAALLPRARIALDAARDARDAVAEVHGGLRGTLRIGTMTSIRLLHLPALLGEFHRRHPGVLLHTSVAPHGSQGLIDALGERRLDLAFVSLPGTPPAEIHLTELASSVLDLVVPDDHPLATRETVTLADIAGLDFIDSPVGYGNRAVTDRAFAGAGLSRRVTIEIPDIATGAEHVRHGLGIALLPGFAVADDHAVRLLSVTGADLTWTASLATPVDRPVGAAARALISLTAEFLP from the coding sequence GTGGAGCTCCGCCAACTTGAGTACTTCGTCGCCGTGGCCGAGGAACAGAACTTCACCCGCGCCGCCGCCCGCCTACACGTCGTCCAGTCCGCCGTCTCCGCCGCGGTCAAGACCCTCGAACGCGAACTGGGCGCGTCACTGCTGGACCGCAACTCCAAACGCGTACGCCTCACCGACGCCGGTGCCGCGCTGCTGCCGCGCGCCCGGATCGCGCTCGACGCGGCCCGCGACGCCCGCGACGCGGTCGCCGAGGTGCACGGCGGCCTGCGCGGCACGCTGCGCATCGGCACGATGACCTCGATCAGACTCCTGCACCTGCCGGCCCTTCTCGGCGAGTTCCACCGCCGGCACCCCGGAGTGCTGCTGCACACCAGCGTCGCCCCGCACGGCTCCCAGGGACTCATCGACGCCCTCGGGGAACGCCGGCTCGACCTGGCGTTCGTCTCGCTGCCTGGCACGCCCCCGGCGGAGATCCACCTCACCGAGCTGGCCAGTTCGGTCCTCGACCTCGTCGTCCCGGACGACCATCCACTGGCCACCCGCGAGACGGTCACCCTCGCCGACATCGCCGGGCTGGACTTCATCGACTCCCCGGTCGGCTACGGCAACCGGGCCGTGACCGACCGGGCGTTCGCGGGCGCCGGACTGTCCCGGCGGGTCACGATCGAGATCCCGGACATCGCCACCGGGGCCGAGCACGTCCGGCACGGGCTCGGCATCGCGCTGCTGCCCGGCTTCGCCGTCGCAGACGACCACGCGGTGCGCCTGCTGAGCGTGACCGGCGCCGACCTGACCTGGACGGCGTCCCTCGCCACCCCGGTGGACCGCCCGGTCGGGGCCGCCGCCCGTGCGCTGATCAGCCTGACCGCCGAGTTCCTGCCCTGA
- a CDS encoding MFS transporter has protein sequence MGVVISLLLAGHVSDWVGRKRILIPALALELVAAALFLGDQSLPVLLVARLVSGLGIGMITATATAYLQELHAAHRPGSSRQRFEMVSTAANIGGLGVGALVAGVLAQYVDAPLRTPYLVFAVLLAASIVAVALTPETVEERLVKPTYRPQRISADHGDRAGYLAAAAAGFASFAVFGLFTSVAPGFVAGALHLPSRALAGTIVFAVFGGAAMAQTLTSQLPAPAKVRLGLLAQAVGVPVLLVGMHTASLSVFLLGGVVAGIGAGVLFKAAVGAVAAMAAPARRGEALAGLFLVGYLGMILPSVGIGVATRTVTAGTAMNWFTGLLLVMLAGVAALFRHSAASARSAGRR, from the coding sequence GTGGGAGTGGTGATCAGCCTGCTGCTCGCCGGCCACGTCTCGGACTGGGTCGGCCGCAAGAGGATCCTCATTCCGGCGCTGGCGTTGGAGCTGGTGGCCGCCGCACTGTTCCTGGGTGACCAGTCCCTGCCGGTGCTGCTGGTCGCCCGGCTGGTCAGCGGGCTGGGCATCGGCATGATCACCGCCACCGCCACCGCGTACCTCCAGGAGTTGCACGCGGCGCACCGGCCCGGCTCGTCCCGCCAGCGCTTCGAGATGGTCTCCACCGCCGCGAACATCGGCGGCCTGGGCGTCGGCGCGTTGGTCGCGGGCGTGCTCGCCCAGTACGTCGACGCGCCGCTCCGTACGCCGTACCTGGTGTTCGCCGTCCTGCTGGCGGCGAGCATCGTGGCGGTCGCCCTGACCCCGGAGACCGTCGAGGAGCGGCTGGTCAAGCCCACCTACCGGCCGCAGCGGATCAGCGCCGACCACGGGGACCGGGCCGGCTACCTGGCCGCGGCGGCCGCCGGGTTCGCCTCCTTCGCCGTGTTCGGCCTGTTCACCTCGGTCGCCCCGGGTTTCGTCGCGGGTGCCCTGCACCTTCCGTCGCGGGCCCTGGCCGGCACGATCGTGTTCGCCGTGTTCGGCGGTGCGGCCATGGCGCAGACCCTCACCAGCCAGCTCCCCGCCCCGGCGAAGGTGCGCCTGGGGCTGCTCGCCCAGGCCGTCGGCGTGCCCGTCCTGCTGGTGGGGATGCACACCGCCAGTCTCTCGGTGTTCCTGCTCGGCGGGGTGGTCGCCGGCATCGGCGCCGGCGTGCTCTTCAAGGCCGCCGTCGGCGCCGTCGCGGCGATGGCCGCGCCAGCCCGGCGCGGCGAGGCCCTGGCCGGGCTGTTCCTCGTCGGCTACCTGGGGATGATCCTGCCGTCCGTCGGCATCGGCGTCGCCACCCGGACCGTCACCGCCGGCACGGCGATGAACTGGTTCACCGGGTTGCTCCTGGTCATGCTCGCCGGCGTGGCGGCGCTGTTCCGCCACAGCGCCGCGAGCGCCCGGTCCGCCGGCCGGCGGTGA
- a CDS encoding ABA4-like family protein, with protein MTAALFSLTFAVAAPFWALMILLPRWSWTARIIASPLIVLPVVVIYALLVLPAFGDVLPAVASPTLEGVRDLLGTSNGAAAGWAHMIAFDLFVGRWAWLDSRERGVPALAMAPVLLLTILLGPLGLAAYLAVRTRSRRRRPPPARSA; from the coding sequence ATGACGGCGGCGCTGTTCTCCCTGACCTTCGCGGTGGCCGCGCCGTTCTGGGCGCTGATGATCCTGCTGCCGCGGTGGTCGTGGACGGCCCGGATCATCGCCTCTCCGCTGATCGTGCTGCCGGTCGTGGTGATCTACGCGCTGCTGGTGCTGCCGGCCTTCGGCGACGTGCTGCCGGCGGTGGCGTCGCCGACCCTGGAAGGTGTGCGTGACCTGCTCGGCACCTCCAACGGGGCCGCGGCGGGTTGGGCGCACATGATCGCGTTCGATCTGTTCGTCGGGCGGTGGGCGTGGTTGGACAGCCGGGAACGGGGGGTGCCGGCGCTGGCCATGGCCCCGGTACTGCTGCTGACCATCCTGCTCGGACCACTCGGCTTGGCCGCCTACCTCGCGGTTCGAACCCGGTCGCGGCGCCGTCGACCACCGCCGGCCCGCAGCGCCTAG
- a CDS encoding histidine kinase translates to MSWLARLFDLRDTLVRMVLLDLTGLCYLLVVPHSTSTPTTTQWVLAVPAFAVALAAHRRPVVNMVAQAALLAVAISLIDDFTINQVGASWALFEMTMRARGPRAIWLATALLVVVDLTDSIGDPPRRFASGVVGLAAEVGLPVLLGLVIRANRELSRQALERALAEQRQHESESRAARADERSAIARELHDVVAHHVASMVLRVGVARHVLNDPDPRVGEVFDDVHGTGTAALAELRRLVAVLRNPDGVRGDAALTAIEPSALPAAIGASIDRARQAGVTVEADLDSAIGSLDAVRGMAVLRLTQEALTNVAKHAGTSALAHLVIAVRDGSVHWEVTDNGRGGVPAGVPAGGGHGITGMRERVEVLGGRLEAGPTGTGWRVRTVLPATAADPSARSLPRNRPAPAGTPASEPA, encoded by the coding sequence GTGAGCTGGCTGGCGCGACTGTTCGACCTGCGGGACACGCTCGTGCGGATGGTGCTGCTCGACCTCACCGGGTTGTGCTACCTGCTCGTGGTCCCGCACTCCACCAGCACGCCCACGACGACACAGTGGGTCCTCGCGGTGCCGGCGTTCGCAGTGGCGCTGGCAGCGCACCGCCGACCGGTGGTCAACATGGTGGCGCAGGCCGCCCTGCTGGCGGTCGCCATCAGCCTGATCGACGACTTCACCATCAACCAGGTCGGCGCCAGTTGGGCGTTGTTCGAGATGACCATGCGGGCGCGCGGCCCCCGGGCCATCTGGCTGGCCACGGCGCTGCTGGTGGTGGTCGACCTGACCGACTCGATCGGCGACCCGCCACGCCGGTTCGCCTCGGGGGTCGTCGGGCTCGCCGCGGAGGTCGGCTTGCCGGTGCTGCTCGGCCTCGTCATCCGCGCCAACCGGGAGCTGAGTCGGCAGGCGCTGGAGCGGGCCCTGGCCGAGCAACGCCAGCACGAGTCGGAGAGCCGCGCGGCCCGCGCCGACGAACGCAGCGCCATCGCCCGCGAGCTGCACGACGTCGTCGCGCACCATGTGGCGTCGATGGTCCTGCGGGTCGGCGTGGCCCGGCACGTGCTCAACGACCCGGACCCCCGGGTGGGCGAGGTCTTCGACGACGTGCACGGCACCGGTACCGCGGCCCTGGCGGAGCTGCGCCGGCTGGTCGCGGTGCTGCGCAACCCCGATGGAGTACGCGGCGACGCGGCGCTGACCGCGATCGAACCGTCCGCGCTGCCGGCGGCGATCGGCGCGTCCATCGACCGGGCCCGGCAGGCGGGTGTGACTGTGGAGGCCGATCTCGACTCGGCGATCGGTTCACTCGACGCGGTGCGCGGCATGGCGGTGCTGCGACTGACCCAGGAGGCGCTGACCAACGTGGCCAAACACGCGGGGACGTCCGCGCTCGCGCACCTCGTGATCGCCGTCCGGGACGGGTCCGTGCACTGGGAGGTCACCGACAACGGACGGGGTGGGGTGCCGGCGGGGGTGCCGGCCGGTGGCGGGCACGGCATCACCGGCATGCGCGAGCGCGTCGAGGTCCTCGGCGGCCGGCTGGAGGCCGGCCCGACGGGGACGGGGTGGCGGGTGCGTACCGTGCTCCCGGCCACCGCCGCCGATCCGTCCGCCCGGTCGTTGCCCCGCAACCGCCCGGCTCCCGCCGGAACGCCCGCGTCGGAGCCGGCGTGA
- a CDS encoding response regulator transcription factor: MIRVLLVDDQHLIRAGLRMLCDAQPDVEVVGEADNGREAITLAARLLPDVVVMDLRMPGVDGITATSRILAERPTTRILVLTTFGDDDHLYPALTAGACGFLLKDAPPTELLDGIRRAAVGDSPFSAEVLRRLVQRAVHARPETPRAVQGLTAREQDVLNLVAEGLSNTEIGDRLHIGVTTVKTHITSLMTKTDSPNRVRLALFARGV, from the coding sequence GTGATCCGGGTGCTGCTGGTCGACGACCAGCACCTCATCCGTGCCGGGCTGCGGATGCTCTGCGACGCCCAGCCCGACGTGGAGGTCGTCGGGGAGGCCGACAACGGCCGCGAGGCGATCACGCTCGCCGCGCGACTCCTCCCCGACGTCGTCGTCATGGACCTGCGCATGCCCGGCGTCGACGGGATCACCGCGACCAGCCGGATCCTCGCCGAACGCCCCACGACCCGCATCCTGGTGTTGACCACGTTCGGCGACGACGACCACCTCTATCCCGCCCTGACCGCCGGCGCCTGTGGGTTCCTGCTCAAGGACGCACCCCCGACCGAGTTGCTGGACGGCATCCGCCGGGCCGCCGTCGGCGACAGCCCGTTCAGCGCGGAGGTGCTGCGCCGACTCGTGCAACGGGCGGTACACGCGCGCCCCGAGACGCCCCGAGCGGTACAGGGGTTGACCGCCCGCGAACAGGACGTGCTGAACCTGGTCGCCGAGGGCCTGTCCAACACCGAGATCGGCGACCGCCTCCACATCGGCGTCACCACGGTCAAGACCCACATCACCAGTCTGATGACCAAGACCGACAGCCCCAACCGGGTACGCCTGGCCCTGTTCGCGCGCGGCGTCTGA
- a CDS encoding YoaK family protein, whose amino-acid sequence MIRPDRAAAQDPRLLRRRHALVVVLTFLTGSADALGFLSLGGAFASVMTGNMVLLGLSAGRGDAELALTSGCAIVSFIVGVLAGARVVGSPRPDDPVWPRQVTWALVLELVVFVVFLVVWEVTLRAPDARVHLALLMLSAVALGVQSSAIQRFGVPGLSSTYLTGTLTSLIAGVAARSPWGGLRPKAQVLLALMVGAAVGALVALHLPVIAPALLIVPLVLVIAVSARMRA is encoded by the coding sequence GTGATCCGGCCCGACCGCGCGGCTGCGCAGGACCCGCGTCTCCTGCGCCGACGGCACGCGCTCGTCGTCGTGCTCACCTTCCTGACCGGCAGCGCAGACGCCCTCGGGTTCCTCTCCCTCGGCGGCGCCTTCGCCAGCGTGATGACCGGCAACATGGTCCTGCTCGGGCTCTCGGCGGGCCGGGGCGATGCCGAACTGGCTCTGACGTCGGGCTGCGCGATCGTCAGCTTCATCGTCGGAGTTCTCGCGGGTGCCCGCGTCGTCGGCTCGCCGCGACCGGACGACCCGGTCTGGCCACGACAGGTCACCTGGGCGCTGGTCCTGGAACTGGTGGTGTTCGTCGTGTTCCTCGTCGTCTGGGAGGTCACCCTCCGCGCCCCCGACGCGCGCGTCCACCTCGCGCTGCTCATGCTGTCCGCCGTCGCACTGGGCGTCCAGAGCAGCGCGATCCAACGATTCGGCGTGCCCGGCCTGTCCTCCACGTACCTGACCGGCACGCTCACCAGCCTGATCGCCGGCGTCGCCGCACGCAGCCCGTGGGGCGGCCTGCGCCCCAAGGCCCAGGTCCTGCTGGCCCTCATGGTCGGCGCGGCGGTCGGCGCGCTGGTCGCCCTGCACCTGCCGGTCATCGCTCCGGCGTTGCTGATCGTGCCGCTGGTGCTCGTCATCGCCGTGTCCGCGCGGATGCGGGCCTGA
- a CDS encoding GntR family transcriptional regulator → MFTRGDQVAEDLRDKLGAQHLPLRDQVLAALRTAIIDGNYLPGERLTEDRLAEDFGVSRNPVREALRVAEAEGFVLILPRRGAVVASPSSGTIADMFAVRERLETLAARLAAERATAADVAALRALLDQGREATQRQDLARVAELNSMLHLRILQISGNPWLSSIAKSLYLHVQWVFRLGAAERAPHSWAEHIQLVDAIESGDGDRAEQAALAHLDAASAAAHENAEGGYGRP, encoded by the coding sequence ATGTTCACGAGAGGCGACCAGGTGGCTGAAGATCTGCGGGACAAGCTCGGCGCGCAACACCTGCCGCTACGCGACCAGGTCCTCGCCGCACTGCGCACCGCGATCATCGACGGCAACTACCTACCCGGTGAACGGCTCACCGAGGACCGGCTGGCAGAGGACTTCGGCGTCTCCCGCAACCCCGTCCGGGAGGCTCTCCGCGTCGCCGAGGCCGAAGGCTTCGTCCTGATCCTCCCCCGCCGGGGAGCGGTCGTCGCCTCACCGAGCAGCGGAACCATCGCCGACATGTTCGCCGTCCGCGAGCGCCTGGAGACGCTGGCCGCCCGGCTGGCCGCCGAACGGGCCACCGCCGCCGACGTGGCCGCCCTACGGGCCCTGCTCGACCAGGGCCGCGAGGCGACCCAACGGCAGGACCTGGCCCGGGTCGCCGAACTGAACAGCATGCTGCACCTGCGCATCCTCCAGATCAGCGGAAACCCCTGGCTGTCGTCGATAGCCAAGTCGCTCTACCTCCATGTCCAGTGGGTCTTCCGGCTCGGGGCGGCGGAACGCGCACCACACTCGTGGGCCGAGCACATCCAGCTCGTCGACGCCATCGAGTCAGGCGACGGGGACCGCGCCGAGCAGGCGGCGCTCGCCCACCTCGACGCGGCATCCGCCGCAGCCCACGAGAACGCCGAAGGCGGTTACGGCCGGCCCTAA
- a CDS encoding gamma-glutamyltransferase family protein has protein sequence MTFTTRPTLQGTFGMVSSTHWLASQAAMGILERGGNAFDAAVTAGFVLHVVEPHLNGPGGEVPAIVATAQDPRPKVLCGQGPAPAGATIAHFRSLGMDLVPGAGPLAAAVPGAVDAWLLLLREHGTLTLAEVLEPAIGYAGAGHPLVGRVGDTVAAVRSLFEEHWPTSAALWLRGGRPPRAGEMVTNPAYADTLRRLVEAGQSAGADREAQIEAARRAWGTGFVAEAIDAFSRRPFHDSSGRPHAGLVSGDDLAAYSATWEQPATLDWRGYSVAKTGFWGQGPVLLEALATLDALDDPAAYDPGTATGVHAQVEALKLAFADREAWYGDDVDVPAKALLSRDYARERAALVGDRAAAQLRPGRPDGAQPRLPAHVRPGAGQRADPTDAATGEPTVQPDGVTRGDTCHVDVVDRWGNMISATPSGGWLQSSPTIPELGFPLGSRLQMFWLEEGLASSLAPGRRPRTTLSPTMVHRDGEPVLACGTPGGDQQDQWQLPFLLRHLVGGQSLQEAIDAPAWHTLSLPGSFYPRDMEPGVLVVEDRYDDSVLAALRAYGHEVRVVDGWSLGRLCAVTRDPATGVLGAGANPRGMQGYACGR, from the coding sequence ATGACGTTCACCACCCGACCCACGTTGCAGGGCACCTTCGGCATGGTGTCCTCGACGCACTGGCTCGCCAGCCAGGCGGCGATGGGCATCCTCGAACGCGGGGGCAACGCCTTCGACGCCGCGGTCACCGCCGGGTTCGTCCTGCACGTGGTCGAGCCGCACCTGAACGGGCCGGGTGGCGAGGTCCCGGCCATCGTGGCCACCGCGCAGGACCCGAGGCCGAAGGTGCTGTGCGGCCAGGGGCCGGCACCGGCCGGGGCCACCATCGCGCACTTCCGTTCCCTGGGGATGGACCTCGTCCCGGGGGCCGGGCCGCTCGCGGCGGCCGTACCCGGTGCGGTGGACGCCTGGCTCCTGCTGCTGCGCGAACACGGCACGCTCACCCTCGCCGAGGTGCTGGAGCCGGCGATCGGCTACGCCGGCGCCGGACACCCGCTGGTGGGCCGGGTCGGTGACACAGTGGCGGCCGTGCGGTCGTTGTTCGAGGAACACTGGCCCACGTCCGCCGCGCTCTGGCTGCGCGGCGGCCGTCCACCGCGTGCGGGGGAGATGGTCACCAACCCGGCGTACGCGGACACCCTGCGCCGACTCGTCGAGGCGGGGCAGTCGGCGGGTGCCGACCGGGAGGCACAGATCGAGGCGGCGCGACGGGCCTGGGGCACCGGTTTCGTCGCCGAGGCGATCGACGCGTTCAGCCGACGACCGTTCCACGACTCCAGCGGCCGACCGCATGCCGGTCTGGTCAGCGGGGACGACCTGGCCGCGTACTCGGCGACCTGGGAGCAGCCCGCCACCCTCGACTGGCGCGGCTACTCGGTGGCGAAGACCGGTTTCTGGGGCCAGGGCCCGGTGCTGCTGGAGGCGCTGGCCACCCTCGACGCGCTCGACGACCCGGCCGCGTACGACCCGGGCACCGCGACCGGTGTGCACGCCCAGGTCGAGGCGCTCAAGCTCGCCTTCGCCGACCGGGAGGCCTGGTACGGCGACGACGTCGACGTGCCCGCCAAGGCGCTGCTCTCCCGGGACTACGCGCGGGAGCGGGCGGCCCTGGTCGGTGACCGTGCGGCGGCTCAGTTGCGGCCGGGCCGCCCCGATGGTGCGCAGCCACGCCTGCCGGCCCACGTCCGGCCCGGGGCCGGGCAGCGGGCCGACCCGACGGATGCGGCGACGGGGGAGCCGACGGTGCAGCCGGACGGGGTGACCCGGGGCGACACCTGCCACGTCGACGTGGTCGACCGGTGGGGCAACATGATCTCCGCCACCCCGAGCGGCGGCTGGTTGCAGAGCTCGCCCACCATCCCGGAACTCGGCTTTCCGCTGGGCAGCAGGTTGCAGATGTTCTGGCTGGAGGAAGGTCTCGCCTCGTCGTTGGCGCCGGGTCGCCGGCCGCGTACGACGTTGAGCCCGACGATGGTGCACCGCGACGGGGAACCGGTGCTGGCCTGCGGGACGCCCGGTGGCGACCAGCAGGACCAGTGGCAGTTGCCGTTCCTGCTGCGGCACCTCGTCGGCGGTCAGTCCCTTCAGGAGGCCATCGACGCGCCGGCCTGGCACACGCTCAGCCTGCCGGGGTCGTTCTATCCACGCGACATGGAACCCGGCGTGCTGGTGGTGGAGGACCGGTACGACGACAGCGTCCTGGCGGCCCTGCGGGCGTACGGGCACGAGGTGCGGGTCGTCGACGGGTGGAGCCTCGGTCGGCTCTGTGCGGTGACCCGTGACCCGGCCACGGGCGTGCTCGGCGCGGGTGCGAACCCCCGCGGGATGCAGGGCTACGCGTGCGGCCGTTAG
- a CDS encoding oligopeptide/dipeptide ABC transporter ATP-binding protein — MTPQPNALEIEDLVMHFGPVRAVDGVSLTIPRGRVTALVGESGSGKSTVGRCVVRLVEPTGGTVRIAGTDVTHLSRRRLRPHRSAVSIVFQDPAGSLDPRMLVGEIVAEPLRLAGRRLSRRDRDTRVAPQLERVGLRPEVARRYPHELSGGQRQRVSIARALISEPMLLIADEPTSALDVSVQASVLNLLADLQRDIGFACLFITHDLSAVEYLADDIAVMYLGQLVEQGSRERIFARPAHPYTQALLSAAPVADPVRQRQRQPVLLGDDLPSALDPPSGCRFRTRCPLAFDRCATEVPAQTAIGDGMAACHLVRPDGTGPDVRTADPSEVLS, encoded by the coding sequence ATGACGCCGCAGCCGAACGCCCTGGAGATCGAGGACCTGGTGATGCACTTCGGCCCGGTCCGCGCCGTGGACGGGGTGTCGCTGACCATCCCGAGGGGTCGGGTCACCGCGCTGGTGGGGGAGAGCGGCTCCGGCAAGTCGACGGTGGGTCGCTGCGTGGTGCGGCTGGTCGAGCCCACCGGGGGGACGGTGCGGATCGCCGGCACCGACGTCACCCACCTGTCCCGTCGGCGGCTTCGCCCGCACCGGAGCGCGGTGTCGATCGTCTTCCAGGACCCGGCCGGGTCGCTGGACCCGCGCATGCTGGTGGGCGAAATCGTCGCCGAGCCGCTGCGGCTGGCCGGCAGGCGGCTCTCCCGACGCGACCGGGACACCCGCGTCGCCCCGCAGCTCGAACGGGTGGGCCTGCGCCCCGAGGTGGCACGTCGCTATCCCCACGAGCTGTCCGGTGGGCAACGCCAACGGGTCAGCATCGCCCGGGCACTGATCTCCGAGCCCATGCTGCTCATCGCCGACGAACCTACGAGCGCACTCGACGTGTCGGTGCAGGCGTCGGTGCTCAACCTCCTCGCCGACCTGCAACGCGACATCGGGTTCGCCTGCCTCTTCATCACCCACGACCTGTCCGCTGTCGAGTACCTGGCCGACGACATCGCCGTCATGTACCTGGGGCAGCTCGTCGAGCAGGGCAGCCGCGAGCGGATCTTCGCCCGGCCCGCCCACCCGTACACGCAGGCACTGCTGTCCGCCGCGCCGGTGGCCGACCCGGTGCGCCAACGGCAGCGGCAGCCGGTGCTGCTCGGCGACGACCTGCCCTCCGCACTGGACCCGCCGTCGGGCTGCCGGTTCCGGACCCGGTGCCCGCTCGCGTTCGACAGGTGTGCGACGGAGGTGCCGGCGCAGACGGCGATCGGCGACGGCATGGCCGCGTGTCACCTGGTCCGGCCGGACGGCACCGGTCCCGACGTTCGCACCGCAGATCCCAGTGAGGTGTTGTCATGA
- a CDS encoding ABC transporter ATP-binding protein: MTTATAPVLEIRDLSVSFRTETGTVSAVDGVSLDLAAGEIVGMVGESGCGKSVTAMSIAGLLPGSARVSGSVRLDGAELVGARESALRRVRGQEIAYIFQEPMTSLNPVLTVGRQIGEVLQVHERMSRRAARARAVELLTLVGIPSAARRVDTYPHQLSGGMRQRVMIAMAVSCGPKVLVADEPTTALDVTVQAGILQVLRDLRDRLGTSVLVITHDLGVIADIADRVVVMYAGRVVERAPVDDLFAHPRHRYTAGLLSASPQPGRHAGTDRLTEIPGLVPVLSTPPDACTFADRCAAADTTCRDAAPPLEGIGGTDHVAACWHPCSTVTQEVTR, encoded by the coding sequence ATGACCACGGCGACAGCGCCCGTGCTGGAGATCCGCGACCTCTCGGTGTCGTTCCGGACCGAGACCGGCACCGTCTCGGCGGTGGACGGCGTCAGCCTGGACCTCGCCGCCGGGGAGATCGTCGGGATGGTCGGCGAGTCGGGGTGCGGCAAGAGCGTCACCGCGATGAGCATCGCCGGCCTACTTCCCGGCAGCGCCCGGGTCAGCGGCTCCGTACGCCTCGACGGCGCCGAGCTGGTCGGCGCGCGCGAGTCGGCGCTGCGCCGGGTACGCGGCCAGGAGATCGCCTACATCTTCCAGGAGCCGATGACGTCGTTGAACCCGGTGCTCACGGTCGGGCGGCAGATCGGGGAGGTGCTCCAGGTCCACGAGCGGATGTCCCGACGGGCTGCGCGGGCGCGCGCCGTCGAGCTGCTGACGCTCGTCGGGATCCCGTCCGCCGCACGTCGGGTCGACACGTATCCGCACCAGCTCTCCGGCGGCATGCGTCAACGCGTCATGATCGCGATGGCGGTGTCCTGCGGCCCGAAGGTGCTGGTGGCCGACGAGCCGACCACCGCGCTGGACGTCACCGTCCAGGCCGGCATCCTGCAGGTGCTGCGGGACCTGCGCGACCGGCTCGGCACGAGCGTCCTCGTCATCACGCACGACCTCGGCGTGATCGCCGACATCGCGGACCGCGTCGTCGTCATGTACGCGGGGCGGGTGGTGGAGCGGGCACCGGTGGACGACCTGTTCGCACACCCTCGGCACCGGTACACCGCGGGGCTGCTGTCGGCGTCACCACAGCCGGGGCGGCACGCCGGCACGGACCGGTTGACCGAGATCCCCGGACTGGTGCCGGTGCTGTCGACCCCACCCGACGCGTGCACCTTCGCGGACCGCTGCGCGGCCGCCGACACGACATGCCGCGACGCCGCCCCGCCACTGGAGGGCATCGGTGGCACGGACCACGTGGCGGCCTGCTGGCATCCTTGCTCGACGGTGACCCAGGAGGTGACCCGATGA